In Portunus trituberculatus isolate SZX2019 chromosome 46, ASM1759143v1, whole genome shotgun sequence, a single window of DNA contains:
- the LOC123520025 gene encoding uncharacterized protein LOC123520025 has translation MQPMLTAAWMMVMVVVSNALDLLPTAVVPTPQRTKAPAEVVVPEYAQTLYKATDYSTVMNTLVPLWPTHATKFHDTVTTTVINQTISTSTAEFATLINTTVLYHSTPTATHSLEAAMTSYETLEFQHQSVIYTDLKNNSITHTTLQDNGLPFI, from the exons ATGCAGCCGATGTTGACAGCAGCatggatgatggtgatggtggtggtgtccaatGCACTGGATCTGTTGCCGACGGCAGTAGTGCCAACACCCCAGCGCACAAAGGCCCCAGCAGAGGTGGTGGTTCCTGAGTATGCCCAGACGCTATACAAGGCCACAGACTACTCG ACTGTGATGAACACTTTGGTCCCACTGTGGCCAACACACGCCACCAAGTTCCACGACACAGTCACTACCACTGTCATCAATCAGACCATCTCCACCTCAACGGCAGAGTTTGCAACATTGATCAACACGACGGTACTTTACCACAGCACCCCAACGGCCACCCATTCCTTAGAAGCTGCCATGACCTCCTACGAGACACTTGAGTTCCAGCACCAGTCAGTGATATACACTGACCTCAAAAATAATAGCATTACTCACACTACATTACAGGATAATGGTTTACCTTTCATataa